AGAATGAATTTGTCCTCATCAAGAAGGATGTGGGCGAAGCTTACATGAACAAGGTAGAACTCGAGTCCCGCCTGGAAGGGCTGACCGATGAGATCAAACTTCTTAAGGCAGCTGTATGAAGAGGAGATCCGTGAGCTGCAGTCCCAGATCTTGGACACGTCTGTGGTCCTATCCATGGACAACAGCCGCTCCCTGGACCTGGATGGCATCATCTCCGAGGTCAAGGCCCAGTATGAGGACATCGCCAACCGTAGCCGGGCTGAAGCTGAGACCATGTACCAGATCAAATACGAGGAGCTGCAGACATTGGCTGAGAAGCGTGGAAATGACCTCCGTCGCACGAAGATGGAGATTTCTGAGATGAATCGGAGCATCAGCTGACTCCAGGCTGAGATTGAGGCCCTCAAAAACCAGAGGGCTGCCCTGGAGGCTGCCATTGCCAATGCTGAGCAGTGCGGGGAGCTGGCCATTAAGGATGCCAATGGCAAGGTGGCCAAGCTGGAGGCCGCCCTGCAGCGAGCCAAGCAGGACATGGCCCAGCAGCTGCGTGAGTGCCAGGAGCTCATGAACGTCAAGTTGGCCCTGGACATTGAGATTGCCACCTACAGCAAGCTGCTGGAGGGCGAGGAGAGCCGGCTGGAGTCTGGGATGCAGAACATGAGTATCCATACTAAGACCACCAGTGGCTTCTCAGGTGGCCTGAGCTCAACCTATGGGGCCCTCCCAAGCCCTAGCCTCAACTATGGCCTGAGCTCCTTTCAGTTCAGCTTTGGCCCCTCCGGGTCCTTCAGCCATG
The genomic region above belongs to Mustela nigripes isolate SB6536 unplaced genomic scaffold, MUSNIG.SB6536 HiC_scaffold_9925, whole genome shotgun sequence and contains:
- the LOC132009266 gene encoding LOW QUALITY PROTEIN: keratin, type II cytoskeletal 8-like (The sequence of the model RefSeq protein was modified relative to this genomic sequence to represent the inferred CDS: deleted 1 base in 1 codon; substituted 1 base at 1 genomic stop codon), which translates into the protein MSIRVTQKSYKVSTSGPQAFSTRSYTSRPGSHISSSAFSWVGGSFQGGLNSSMRVVGGYGGGARGMGGITAVSVNQSLLGPLKLEVDPNIQAVRTQEKEQIKTLNNKLASFIDKVRHLEQQNKVLETKWSLLQQQKTARSNIDNMFESYISILQWQLDTLGQEKLKLEVELGNMQGLVEDFKNKYEEEIKERADMENEFVLIKKDVGEAYMNKVELESRLEGLTDEINFLRQLYEEEIRELQSQILDTSVVLSMDNSRSLDLDGIISEVKAQYEDIANRSRAEAETMYQIKYEELQTLAEKRGNDLRRTKMEISEMNRSISXLQAEIEALKNQRAALEAAIANAEQCGELAIKDANGKVAKLEAALQRAKQDMAQQLRECQELMNVKLALDIEIATYSKLLEGEESRLESGMQNMSIHTKTTSGFSGGLSSTYGALPSPSLNYGLSSFQFSFGPSGSFSHGSSSKAVVVKKIETRDGKLVSESSDVLSK